The region GTTGCCCGGATGCGGATCGGCGTGCATCTCGCCGTGCACGAACATCTGGTCGAGGTAGCCGCGCAGCAGATCGACCACCAGCGGCCGCATCGAATGCTCGGTGCGGCGCAGCCCGAGCGGTTCGGTGACCTTGCTGCCGGTCACCAGTTCCATGGTCAGCACGCGTGCGCCGGACAGGTCGCGCAGAGGCTGCGGCACGACCAGCATCGGGTACTTCGCCAAGTGTTCGCCGAAACGCTCCAGGTGATCGGCTTCGAGCCGATAGTCCAGCTCGTCCATGACGGTCTTGCGGAATTCCTGCACCCAGTCGGCAAAATGCAGGCGCCTGCCGACCTGGGTGTTGTGGTCGGCTTTCGAGGCCAGCATCTGCAAGGTGTCCAGGTCGCTGCGGATGACCTGCGCGACGTTCGGCCGCTGCACCTTGACCGCCACCTCGCGGCCGTCGCGCAAGGTGGCGCGATGCACTTGCGCCAGCGACGCGCAGCCGAGCGGCTTGGCGTCGAACTGCGGAAAGATGCTGTGCAGCCGCACGCCGAGTTCCGCCTCGACCACCGCCTCGATGGTCGCCGCATCCAATGCATTGACGTCGTCCTGCATTTTCTCCAGCGCCGCCAGATACGCCGGCGGCACCATGTCCGGCCGCGTCGACAAGGCCTGGCCGATCTTGATGAAAGTCGGCCCGAGCGCTTCGAGATCGCGCACGAAATCCGCCGGTCGCCCCTCTTCGGGCACCTCCACGTCCAGGTCGGTCGCGGCATCCCAATCCACGCCGGTGAACACGCCCGAGTTGCGGTACTTGAGCAGGAAGCCGACCAGTTGCGCAGTGCGGGTCAAGGTGCTCGGGGTGGCGCTCATTGCGGCGACTCCTTGGCGGTGGTCGAACCACGACGCAGAACGGACAGCCGGACTATTCCGCAGGCCTCGGCAACGGCTCGTGAGGGCCTCACGGGGCATCCGGAGAGTCGGCGAGGACGCTCGTTCATGCGATACGCGGCTGCGAGCGCTTGCGCCGAGCTCGCGACCATGCGCCGCAGCGTTGCCTGACGCGGAACTAGCCTCTTGGCCCCCCCATGACCGGCAGGATCACGCCGTTGACGTACGAGGCGCAGATCGGCGCGGCGAGGAACACGTACGCGGGCGAGATTTCTTCCGGCTGCGCCGGTCGCCCCATGTCGCTGTCCTGTCCGAATTTCGCGACCGCATCGGCGGGTTTGTCGGCCGGATTCAACGGCGTCCAGACCGGGCCGGGCGCGACCGCATTGACCCGGATCCCTCTCGGCAGCAGTTGGCTGGCCAGGGACTTGGTGAACGCATGGATCGCACCCTTGGTCGCCGAATAATCCAACAGATGCTTGCTGCCGAAGATACCGGTCTCCGAACCGGTATTGATGATCGATGCGCCCTGGCCCAGATGCGGCAAGGCCGCGCGCGCCATATGGAAATAGCCGGCGATGTTGGTCTGCAGGGTTTCCTGCAGATGCGCGTCGCTCAGTTCTTCCAGCGACTGCGCATGCAATTGGAAGGCGGCGTTGTTGACCAGCACGTCGAGGCGCCCGAACTGGGCGACGGTCTGGGCGACCGCCGCTTCGCAAAATTTGGGGTCGCGCACGTCGCCGGCGATCGCCAGGGCGCGGCGCCCTTCCTGTTCGACGTACCGACAGGTGTCCAGGGCGTCTTCGTGCTCGTTCAAGTACAACACCGCGACGTCCGCGCCTTCGCGAGCGAACAGCACCGCCACCGCACGCCCGATGCCGGAGTCGCCGCCGGTCACGATCGCGACCATGCCGTCCAGCTTGGCGCTGCCCAGGTAGCCTTCGGCGGCGAACTTCGGACGCGGCTTCAGATCGCTCTCGCGGCCGGGCTTGAGCAAATGCTGTTTCGGCAACGGATTCTCGGGCTGACCGTGCGGCCCGGCCTGCACGGCGGTTTTCCCGGCGGTTTTCTTGGCCGCCTTGTTCGACGCCGGCGCGTCCTGGTTCGCATCGATGCCCTTCTGGATGACGCGCTGCCGTGCCGCCGTGCGTTCGGCCGCAGCCGATCCCATCGACGCGGTGGAGGCAGGACGACCCGAGCGCTTCGTGGAGCGGTCGGCGGATTTTGTCGGCGACTTGGATGCCTTCTTGACGGTCATGACATCACCTCGACAGAGGAACAGGCCCCGACCATAGAATCGGCTTCATTCGGTGGACGTGAACGGCCGGTGGACGTGAACGAGCGACCGAGGCGAACAAAGCCGGCCGATCCCATCGGGCGACAGCGCTATGTCTGCGCAGCCCGGATCGCCGCGGGCAGACGGTTGTGCAAGTGCGTGGCCGCGATCGCGGCCTGCCCGACGGCGACGGATATCTGGTTGAGACCGCTGACCACGTCGCCGATCGCATACAAGCCCGCGACCCGGGTCATCTGATGCGCGTCGACGAGGATTTCGCCGGTTGCGCTCAGCTCGGCGCCGACCGCCGCGGCCAACGGCGCATTGGTGACGCAGCCCATCGCATCGAACTCGTCATCGCCTGTCTGGTTCATCCCCTGCCTGGGCCGAAGCGCGAAGCCGACGCGCATGCGCGCGCCGGCTCATGCGCCGGTACAAACCTTGGCTCCGCCGTGCGCTGGCTCATGCACAAACAAGCTCGACCCGATGCCCGTCCGCTGCGCATGGCCGATGCGGACCGCCTAGTGCGCAGCGGCGGGCGTGGAGACTTCCTTGACCACCGCCGCCGTGGCCCGGCTCTGGCCGGCCAGCGCGATATCCGCCAAGGACACGATGCCGACGAGTTCGCCGGTGGCATTGACTACCGGCACCCTGCGCACCTGCGCGGTTTCCATCAGGGCGACGCAAGCTTGCAGATCGCTGTCTTCGCCCACCGTCTTGACCGGCGAGGTCATCGCCTCGCCGGCAGTGGCGGTGCCGTCGCCGCCGGTGGCGACGATACGGATCGCGATGTCGCGATCCGTCACCACGCCGAGCGGCCTTCTTCGCTCGTCCAGCACCGGAATCTCGCCGCAGTCGTTGTCGAGCATCAGGCGAGCGATCTCCCGCACCGGCGTGCCGATGAAACAGGTCGCCGGATCCGGGGTCATCAGGGTTTTCGCAGTGATCACGATGCTCCTCCGCAGTGAGTGAAGATGCAGTGCAACCGGATTGTCGTCCGCGTTTCGTTCGATCGCCGTGAACCGCGGCGATGGCGGGCTTCACGTTGCGGCAATGCCGTTCGCAGCGCGCTCACCGCAATGAATGCCCGCCAGCGCGCAACCGTTATTTTTCGGGGCGCCGCGCACGCATGGCGACGCTTGCATTACGCCGCCCACGCACTGCCATCGGCGGCACCGGTGCGGCGATTCGCCGGCCGGGACCTAGCGCTTCGGGGCCGTATCCTGCGCGTCTTCGCCGGG is a window of Lysobacter antibioticus DNA encoding:
- a CDS encoding FAD-dependent oxidoreductase, with protein sequence MRVGFALRPRQGMNQTGDDEFDAMGCVTNAPLAAAVGAELSATGEILVDAHQMTRVAGLYAIGDVVSGLNQISVAVGQAAIAATHLHNRLPAAIRAAQT
- a CDS encoding CBS domain-containing protein, giving the protein MITAKTLMTPDPATCFIGTPVREIARLMLDNDCGEIPVLDERRRPLGVVTDRDIAIRIVATGGDGTATAGEAMTSPVKTVGEDSDLQACVALMETAQVRRVPVVNATGELVGIVSLADIALAGQSRATAAVVKEVSTPAAAH
- a CDS encoding SDR family oxidoreductase, which translates into the protein MTVKKASKSPTKSADRSTKRSGRPASTASMGSAAAERTAARQRVIQKGIDANQDAPASNKAAKKTAGKTAVQAGPHGQPENPLPKQHLLKPGRESDLKPRPKFAAEGYLGSAKLDGMVAIVTGGDSGIGRAVAVLFAREGADVAVLYLNEHEDALDTCRYVEQEGRRALAIAGDVRDPKFCEAAVAQTVAQFGRLDVLVNNAAFQLHAQSLEELSDAHLQETLQTNIAGYFHMARAALPHLGQGASIINTGSETGIFGSKHLLDYSATKGAIHAFTKSLASQLLPRGIRVNAVAPGPVWTPLNPADKPADAVAKFGQDSDMGRPAQPEEISPAYVFLAAPICASYVNGVILPVMGGPRG
- a CDS encoding ABC1 kinase family protein, which produces MSATPSTLTRTAQLVGFLLKYRNSGVFTGVDWDAATDLDVEVPEEGRPADFVRDLEALGPTFIKIGQALSTRPDMVPPAYLAALEKMQDDVNALDAATIEAVVEAELGVRLHSIFPQFDAKPLGCASLAQVHRATLRDGREVAVKVQRPNVAQVIRSDLDTLQMLASKADHNTQVGRRLHFADWVQEFRKTVMDELDYRLEADHLERFGEHLAKYPMLVVPQPLRDLSGARVLTMELVTGSKVTEPLGLRRTEHSMRPLVVDLLRGYLDQMFVHGEMHADPHPGNLLITPDHRLAIFDLGMVAHIPPKMRGRLLKLVFSAVDGRGEAVADELIALGVRLHDFDEGRFVREVGQHVARYAAHGHSQDWSEGRLFLHLSRLSALCGLRTPPEFNLLAKTLLNLETVCIALDPELSLKATVEDHLQGLLRDRLLQTLSPANLASEAIELQSLLQDAPRKVGTVLSLLAENRLQMRITGWQDSAIMENLQKIANRIAAGIVVAALLISSALLLRSGVGPFLFGYPAFALLLFVVAVGLGLAIVVSALRNDKKPRPREERGTRS